In Actinoplanes derwentensis, the following proteins share a genomic window:
- a CDS encoding class I SAM-dependent methyltransferase, translated as MTRAAGDAAPPETSVSLDHFTGLYLAKDDPWDIAVKWHDRRKFAVTVASLPREHYRRCYEPGASVGTLSRMLAERCDEVLATDSVEEAVQLARENTADLPNVTVERAELPAGLPGGDFDLIVIGDLLYYLSADDLAATLTGLVQRLEPGGDLVAVHFRDRENGGTYDGFNAHAALAATPGLEPVVHHEDEWFVLDVLRRHP; from the coding sequence GTGACACGAGCAGCAGGCGACGCCGCACCGCCGGAGACCAGCGTCTCCCTGGACCACTTCACCGGGCTCTACCTGGCGAAGGACGACCCGTGGGACATCGCCGTCAAGTGGCACGACCGGCGCAAGTTCGCGGTCACCGTGGCCAGCCTGCCGCGCGAGCACTACCGCCGCTGTTACGAGCCTGGTGCCTCGGTCGGGACCCTGAGCCGGATGCTGGCCGAGCGCTGCGACGAGGTGCTGGCTACCGACAGTGTCGAGGAGGCGGTCCAGCTCGCCCGGGAGAACACCGCTGATCTACCGAACGTGACGGTCGAGCGGGCCGAGCTTCCGGCCGGCCTGCCCGGCGGTGACTTCGACCTGATCGTGATCGGTGACCTGCTCTACTACCTGTCCGCCGACGACCTGGCGGCCACGCTGACCGGGCTGGTGCAGCGCCTGGAGCCCGGTGGCGACCTGGTCGCGGTGCACTTCCGCGATCGGGAGAACGGCGGCACCTACGACGGCTTCAACGCGCACGCCGCGCTGGCCGCCACCCCGGGCCTGGAGCCGGTCGTGCACCACGAAGACGAGTGGTTCGTCCTGGATGTCCTACGGCGTCACCCGTAA
- a CDS encoding glycoside hydrolase family 6 protein, translated as MRRLPALCCLAMMIALGGCSPDETPPPPVVVSPSPSPAAARFFVEPDAPAVQQVATWETEGRFSDATALRRIAESPTAVWFANADPGFQDKARQLVAAATADGRTAVLVPYWVPQRDCGGHSGGGAPDAAAYRTWITELAAAVRGSSAVVILEPDAIPHLIDGCVSGPVADERYQLLSEAVAAFKQEPLAKVYLDAGNPGWIKDVGRVAEALERAGVRQADGFSLNVANFETTDDNIIYGTAVSDRLGGLPFVIDTSRNGNGPAPVDAQDAEGHWCNPPGRALGPSPTTQTGTPRVDAFLWIKRPGESDGPCLPDAPPAGQWWPEYALGLATN; from the coding sequence ATGAGAAGGCTACCCGCGCTCTGTTGTCTGGCCATGATGATCGCTCTCGGCGGCTGCTCGCCGGACGAGACACCCCCTCCGCCCGTCGTGGTGTCGCCGTCACCGTCCCCGGCGGCCGCCCGCTTCTTCGTCGAACCCGACGCTCCGGCCGTCCAGCAGGTGGCCACCTGGGAGACCGAGGGCAGGTTCTCCGACGCGACCGCGTTGCGCCGCATCGCCGAGTCGCCGACGGCCGTCTGGTTCGCCAACGCCGACCCCGGTTTCCAGGACAAGGCCCGGCAGTTGGTCGCGGCGGCCACCGCGGACGGGCGGACCGCGGTGCTGGTGCCGTACTGGGTGCCGCAACGTGACTGCGGCGGGCACTCCGGCGGCGGCGCACCGGACGCGGCCGCCTACCGGACCTGGATCACCGAGCTGGCCGCCGCCGTCCGCGGCAGTTCGGCAGTGGTGATCCTGGAACCCGACGCGATCCCGCACCTGATCGACGGCTGCGTCTCCGGCCCGGTCGCCGACGAGCGCTACCAGCTGCTGAGCGAAGCCGTCGCGGCGTTCAAACAGGAGCCGCTGGCCAAGGTCTACCTGGACGCCGGGAACCCGGGCTGGATCAAGGACGTGGGCCGGGTGGCCGAGGCGCTGGAACGCGCCGGGGTGCGGCAGGCCGACGGGTTCAGTCTCAACGTGGCCAACTTCGAGACCACCGACGACAACATCATCTACGGTACGGCGGTCTCCGACCGTCTCGGCGGACTGCCCTTCGTGATCGACACCAGCCGCAACGGCAACGGCCCGGCCCCAGTCGACGCACAGGACGCCGAAGGCCACTGGTGCAATCCGCCCGGCCGGGCACTGGGCCCGTCGCCGACCACCCAGACCGGGACGCCGCGGGTCGACGCGTTCCTCTGGATCAAGCGGCCGGGCGAGTCCGACGGGCCATGCCTGCCGGACGCGCCGCCCGCGGGTCAGTGGTGGCCCGAGTACGCGCTCGGGCTGGCCACTAACTGA